Proteins encoded together in one Phycisphaerae bacterium window:
- the xseB gene encoding exodeoxyribonuclease VII small subunit, with the protein MAEKKENNDINNLSFEQAIKKLTDIVSKIEDGQISLEQSLTQYEQGMELIKHCRGILQKAEKKIEEISKEKEKEK; encoded by the coding sequence TGGCTGAAAAAAAGGAAAATAACGATATAAATAATCTCTCGTTCGAGCAGGCGATAAAAAAACTTACCGATATCGTAAGCAAAATCGAAGATGGGCAGATTTCACTCGAACAGAGCCTGACCCAATACGAACAGGGAATGGAACTTATAAAACACTGCCGAGGCATTTTGCAAAAGGCGGAAAAGAAGATAGAAGAAATATCGAAGGAAAAAGAGAAAGAGAAATAG